Proteins encoded by one window of Halorussus salinus:
- a CDS encoding ABC transporter permease codes for MEFTQSLRLSWRSIKSHKLRSTLTTLGVVIGVAAVITFVTLGTSLRADVLGQVGADRTPNVYVWAGPEGQEGEPGAGAQPVFTSGDVDALRNVSGVESVIPRGVVPTAALSAGGETVAQRQVIATSPSYFDGGAFAEGRSFREGSREVVLNEQAADLFDPSVGVGQNVTLRLASGNSVEAEVVGLLNGSSGGGAFEGLGGSQPLVFVPTDPFYRTTIESPTTGESERVYPTLTVVAEDFGRVPEVKTGVQSYLDNDSAAARLVPGNYAFSVETDQDLVDQIEELLTTLTNFITGIAVISLVVGSIGIANIMLVSVTERTKEIGIMKSVGAQNRDILQLFLLEAVMLGLFGALLGIPTGVGGAYAAAEYIGLSLVLPYEWFAIAVAVGVGVGVVAGLYPAWSAAKTDPIDALRYE; via the coding sequence ATGGAGTTCACACAGAGCCTCCGACTAAGTTGGCGGTCCATCAAGAGCCACAAGCTCCGCTCGACGCTGACGACGCTCGGGGTCGTCATCGGCGTCGCGGCGGTCATCACCTTCGTCACGCTCGGCACCAGCCTCCGGGCCGACGTTCTCGGGCAGGTCGGCGCGGACCGCACGCCCAACGTCTACGTCTGGGCCGGACCCGAGGGCCAAGAGGGCGAGCCGGGCGCTGGCGCGCAACCGGTGTTCACGAGCGGCGACGTGGACGCGCTCCGGAACGTCTCGGGCGTCGAATCCGTGATTCCGAGGGGCGTGGTACCCACCGCGGCGCTCTCGGCGGGCGGCGAGACGGTCGCCCAGCGGCAGGTGATCGCCACCTCGCCGAGCTACTTCGACGGGGGCGCGTTCGCCGAGGGCCGGAGCTTCCGCGAGGGGTCGCGCGAAGTCGTGTTGAACGAGCAGGCCGCCGACCTGTTCGACCCCTCGGTCGGCGTCGGTCAGAACGTCACGTTGCGACTGGCCTCCGGGAACTCCGTCGAGGCAGAGGTCGTCGGTCTCCTCAACGGCTCGTCGGGCGGCGGGGCCTTCGAGGGACTGGGCGGCTCGCAACCGCTCGTGTTCGTGCCGACCGACCCGTTCTACCGGACGACCATCGAGAGTCCCACGACCGGCGAGAGCGAGCGCGTCTACCCCACGCTCACGGTCGTCGCCGAGGACTTCGGGCGAGTCCCCGAGGTGAAGACCGGCGTGCAGTCGTACCTCGACAACGACTCGGCCGCGGCCCGGCTCGTCCCCGGCAACTACGCCTTCTCCGTCGAGACCGACCAAGACCTCGTGGACCAGATAGAGGAGCTACTGACCACGCTCACGAACTTCATCACGGGCATCGCGGTCATCTCGCTCGTGGTCGGCTCCATCGGCATCGCCAACATCATGCTCGTCTCGGTCACCGAGCGCACCAAGGAGATCGGCATCATGAAGTCGGTCGGCGCGCAGAACCGCGACATCCTCCAACTGTTCCTGCTGGAGGCCGTGATGCTCGGACTCTTCGGCGCGCTTCTGGGCATTCCGACCGGTGTCGGCGGGGCGTACGCCGCCGCCGAGTACATCGGCCTGAGCCTCGTCCTGCCCTACGAGTGGTTCGCCATCGCAGTCGCGGTCGGCGTCGGCGTGGGCGTCGTCGCGGGTCTCTACCCGGCGTGGAGCGCCGCGAAGACCGACCCCATCGACGCGCTCCGGTACGAGTAA
- a CDS encoding ABC transporter ATP-binding protein produces MAASDSDAESDADEELEPGEGETPSAERRERPEAAVELRDVRKTYFLGEPVHALDGVDLSIPRGSYTSVMGPSGSGKSTLLNLIGCLDTPTEGEVWVNGRETSELTQRERTTVRGEEIGFVFQTFNLMPKLTAAENVALPLVFQGVSKSERIDRAEELLDDVGLGDRGDHRPNELSGGQRQRVAIARALAADPAIILADEPTGNLDQETGRQIMGLFQRLHDEGNTILMVTHERPIAEHSERVIHVLDGTVERIEEIESPRRVETDPP; encoded by the coding sequence ATGGCTGCCAGCGACTCGGACGCCGAGTCCGACGCAGACGAGGAGCTAGAGCCGGGCGAGGGGGAGACACCGAGCGCCGAACGTCGCGAGCGGCCCGAGGCGGCGGTGGAACTCCGGGACGTGCGCAAGACGTACTTCCTCGGCGAACCGGTCCACGCGCTTGACGGGGTAGACCTCTCGATTCCCCGCGGGTCGTACACCTCGGTCATGGGACCGAGCGGGTCGGGCAAGAGTACGCTCCTCAACCTCATCGGCTGTCTCGACACGCCCACCGAGGGCGAAGTGTGGGTCAACGGCCGGGAGACCTCCGAACTCACCCAGCGCGAGCGCACCACGGTCCGGGGCGAGGAGATAGGCTTCGTCTTCCAGACGTTCAACCTGATGCCGAAGCTCACCGCCGCGGAGAACGTCGCGCTCCCGCTGGTGTTTCAGGGCGTCTCGAAGAGCGAGCGCATCGACCGCGCCGAGGAGTTACTCGACGACGTGGGTCTCGGCGACCGGGGCGACCACCGGCCCAACGAACTGTCGGGCGGCCAGCGCCAGCGGGTCGCCATCGCCCGCGCGCTGGCGGCCGACCCGGCCATCATCCTCGCCGACGAGCCGACCGGCAACCTCGACCAAGAGACGGGCCGACAGATCATGGGCCTGTTCCAGCGGCTTCACGACGAGGGCAACACCATCCTGATGGTGACTCACGAGCGCCCCATCGCCGAACACTCCGAGCGCGTGATTCACGTCTTGGACGGGACCGTCGAACGAATCGAGGAGATAGAGTCGCCCCGACGCGTCGAGACGGACCCGCCCTGA
- a CDS encoding DUF3800 domain-containing protein, protein MGRRLYVFVDESGNHSRRDCYVVAGCWCLTDVTKSSAVLKPTKRKLASWLSSDGDGELKGERFDDETLAHVFSTLRKAITDDESIDQYDHPWDVRSPVAYTLYDSESDLGRSIAERHLGESGTGTTPQVIALASVIAPLFRLGERVNAPIRSYHVVLDDTTWERPRLTVSRMVENIDWMPHVQFATAKSHSTPGIQLADIAAFVRRQQLTAGAPGRASRDLNDLRL, encoded by the coding sequence ATGGGAAGACGGCTATACGTGTTCGTAGACGAGAGCGGCAATCATTCTCGACGCGATTGCTACGTCGTCGCCGGGTGTTGGTGCCTGACGGACGTGACGAAATCGTCGGCAGTTCTCAAGCCGACGAAACGAAAGTTAGCCAGTTGGTTGTCGAGCGACGGCGACGGCGAGTTGAAGGGCGAACGATTCGACGACGAGACGCTCGCACACGTCTTCTCGACGCTCCGAAAGGCGATTACCGACGACGAGAGTATCGACCAGTACGACCACCCGTGGGACGTTCGCTCACCGGTCGCGTACACGCTCTACGATTCCGAGAGCGACCTCGGACGGTCGATTGCCGAACGACACCTCGGCGAGTCCGGAACTGGAACGACACCGCAGGTGATAGCCTTGGCTTCGGTAATCGCTCCACTCTTTCGACTCGGAGAGCGAGTGAACGCGCCGATTCGGTCGTATCACGTCGTCTTAGATGACACGACGTGGGAACGCCCGCGGCTCACCGTCAGCCGGATGGTCGAGAACATCGACTGGATGCCCCACGTACAGTTCGCAACCGCAAAGAGCCACAGCACACCCGGAATACAGTTGGCCGATATCGCGGCTTTCGTCCGCCGTCAGCAACTCACGGCCGGGGCTCCCGGACGAGCGAGCCGAGACCTCAACGACTTGAGACTGTAG